In Alteromonas sp. V450, the following proteins share a genomic window:
- a CDS encoding glycoside hydrolase family 105 protein: MLKGILRAASVVACTAFVSSAANANDWVQMPLDNTQSWSMRMIESEMVRFPEAWQIDWDEKPQWDYVHGLNLLAITEVYQDTKDPRLLSYVKGYYDMLVQQDGSIKTYDINKFNIDMVNPGKVLFFLYEETGNPKYKKAADLLRTQLTTHPRTEQGGFWHKKRYPDQMWLDGLYMGAPFYAEYIVKYGDMKELDDVFLQFELIEEHLYDEKTGLPLHGWDASKKQKWADKETGLSQHHWSRSLGWYAMAMVDVLEVVPAEHPKTPWLQARFKAFIDATLTYQHNSGTWYQVTDLGSREGNYLEASGTAMLTYAMAKGASLKFLPEEYKAHAEKGFAGLLDQMISVNPETNVISLEQVCAVAGLGGNPYRDGSFDYYMSEPIRANDAKGVGPFILAAHYLNK; encoded by the coding sequence ATGCTAAAAGGTATTCTACGCGCAGCTTCCGTTGTAGCTTGCACGGCGTTTGTTTCTTCCGCTGCTAATGCAAATGATTGGGTACAAATGCCTCTCGACAACACACAATCATGGTCAATGAGAATGATAGAGTCTGAGATGGTGCGTTTCCCAGAAGCTTGGCAAATCGATTGGGATGAGAAGCCCCAGTGGGATTACGTTCACGGTCTCAACCTCCTTGCCATAACAGAAGTCTATCAAGATACTAAAGATCCCCGTCTGCTTTCTTATGTAAAAGGTTACTACGACATGTTGGTTCAACAAGACGGAAGTATCAAAACCTATGATATCAATAAGTTTAATATTGATATGGTTAACCCTGGCAAAGTGCTGTTTTTCCTTTATGAAGAAACCGGCAACCCTAAATACAAAAAAGCCGCTGACCTACTTAGAACTCAGCTTACTACTCACCCACGTACCGAGCAAGGTGGGTTTTGGCATAAGAAACGCTATCCAGACCAAATGTGGCTTGACGGCCTGTACATGGGTGCTCCCTTCTACGCTGAATACATTGTTAAGTACGGCGATATGAAAGAGCTAGACGATGTATTTTTGCAATTTGAACTCATTGAAGAGCACCTTTACGACGAAAAAACAGGTCTCCCCTTACATGGCTGGGACGCATCTAAAAAGCAAAAGTGGGCTGATAAAGAAACAGGTCTTTCTCAACATCACTGGTCTCGTTCGCTAGGTTGGTATGCTATGGCAATGGTGGATGTGCTAGAAGTTGTCCCTGCCGAACACCCAAAAACACCCTGGCTACAAGCGCGCTTTAAAGCGTTTATCGACGCTACGCTTACCTATCAACATAATTCAGGCACCTGGTATCAGGTTACTGACTTGGGAAGCCGTGAAGGAAACTACCTTGAAGCATCAGGTACAGCTATGTTGACCTACGCTATGGCTAAGGGTGCAAGCCTTAAGTTTCTTCCAGAAGAATACAAAGCGCACGCAGAAAAAGGGTTTGCCGGACTTCTTGATCAAATGATATCGGTTAACCCAGAAACTAACGTTATCAGTCTTGAACAAGTTTGCGCTGTTGCTGGTCTTGGTGGAAATCCATATAGAGATGGTTCATTCGACTACTACATGAGTGAACCAATCAGAGCAAACGACGCGAAAGGCGTAGGTCCATTCATTCTGGCTGCACATTATTTGAATAAGTAA
- a CDS encoding WYL domain-containing protein: protein MLETISFSQRQRLAYIDFCLMFKGAIYRQDLISRFEVGLSAGSRDFTLYKELAPYNLIYDPREKRYFQTEDFIPVFEHDARKTLIKLANEISDGFDAIGDIHFPVESASSLNVPDIFVVAKVVQAIVNKKAISVIYTSLSSGSGARELVPHSIVDNGQRWHVRAFDRKSQSFRDFVLTRISKVSLKSNPDEHETIDNDEQWQRMIPLEVVPHPKNVKYPTAIELDYNMEGGVLTLSVRAAMAGYLLRRWNVDCTKHASLRTGEYQLWLRNQQGLINADNLAIAPGYTVDDAIYQ, encoded by the coding sequence ATGCTTGAAACCATTTCTTTTTCTCAACGTCAGCGGCTTGCATATATCGACTTCTGCTTGATGTTTAAAGGCGCAATATATCGTCAGGATCTTATTAGTCGTTTTGAAGTAGGCCTGTCGGCGGGCTCACGTGATTTCACCTTGTATAAAGAGCTCGCCCCTTACAACCTTATTTATGATCCAAGAGAAAAGCGTTATTTTCAAACTGAAGACTTCATCCCTGTTTTTGAACATGATGCTAGAAAAACCCTTATAAAATTGGCAAATGAGATTTCTGATGGCTTTGATGCTATTGGAGATATTCACTTTCCTGTTGAAAGCGCTTCTTCTTTGAATGTGCCAGATATCTTTGTTGTAGCTAAAGTGGTGCAAGCTATAGTCAACAAAAAAGCGATCAGCGTTATTTATACGTCGCTTTCTAGCGGAAGTGGTGCGCGTGAACTTGTTCCTCATAGTATTGTAGATAACGGTCAACGTTGGCACGTTAGAGCTTTTGACCGTAAATCACAGAGTTTTCGTGACTTTGTGTTAACCCGCATTAGCAAAGTTTCGTTGAAGTCAAACCCTGATGAACACGAAACCATAGATAATGACGAGCAATGGCAGCGTATGATCCCTCTGGAGGTTGTTCCTCATCCAAAAAACGTTAAATACCCGACGGCTATCGAGCTTGATTACAACATGGAGGGCGGGGTATTAACACTCAGTGTTAGAGCTGCCATGGCAGGTTATTTGTTACGCCGCTGGAATGTTGATTGCACAAAACATGCGAGTTTACGCACTGGTGAATATCAGCTTTGGTTGAGAAACCAGCAAGGCTTGATAAATGCAGACAATCTAGCCATTGCCCCAGGCTACACGGTAGACGATGCAATATACCAATAA
- a CDS encoding glycoside hydrolase family 28 protein has product MVRPNSPNARRHFLKSGLATTVAASGMAVGVPTFLSGCANVTETGRTQRQWDAEANLIKGMIKRPTFAKREANVTDFLKENGSDFKQALHAAIDQVARQGGGKVVVPKGDWLCRGPIHLQSNINLHIEAGATIRFSTNPDDYKPYVFTRWEGMELMGYSPLIYAFERTNIAITGKGTLDGSAAKDNWWPWKGKWKASTWGDDPVENQKYTRDTLQEMVENGTPVSDRVFENNYLRPPFIQPYRCENVLIEGVTILRSPFWLVNPVLCKNVTVNNVYCKSFGPNSDGCDPESCTNVLISNCTFDTGDDCIAIKSGRNADGRRVNVPCSNIVIEHCEMKAGHGGVVIGSEISGGVENLYAQYCTMSSPDLDRGIRIKTNSIRGGHLKNLNYRNIDVGTVKDAVVVNFFYEEGDAGNFPPLLEDITIENLNVASANRAFVLRGYDHTPISGLTLNNITIKRALKDAVIENVAHLSTNNVFINSQPFNKNGL; this is encoded by the coding sequence ATGGTCCGACCTAACTCACCGAATGCCAGACGTCACTTCTTAAAGTCTGGTCTCGCCACCACTGTTGCAGCTTCTGGGATGGCTGTAGGTGTTCCTACATTCCTGTCTGGATGTGCAAATGTGACCGAAACGGGAAGGACTCAACGCCAGTGGGACGCCGAAGCAAACCTTATTAAAGGGATGATAAAGCGCCCCACCTTTGCAAAGCGCGAAGCTAATGTTACCGACTTTTTAAAAGAAAATGGCAGTGACTTTAAGCAAGCGTTACATGCAGCTATCGACCAAGTCGCACGCCAAGGTGGTGGCAAAGTGGTTGTGCCAAAAGGCGACTGGCTATGCAGAGGCCCAATTCACTTACAGTCGAATATAAACTTGCATATTGAGGCAGGCGCAACCATTCGATTTTCTACCAACCCTGATGATTACAAACCATACGTTTTTACGCGCTGGGAAGGTATGGAGTTGATGGGTTACTCCCCTCTTATTTATGCTTTTGAGCGAACTAATATCGCAATTACCGGCAAAGGTACGCTTGACGGTAGCGCGGCAAAAGACAACTGGTGGCCATGGAAAGGTAAGTGGAAGGCTTCAACATGGGGTGACGACCCGGTTGAGAACCAAAAATATACCCGAGACACGCTGCAAGAAATGGTAGAAAACGGGACGCCTGTTAGTGACCGCGTTTTTGAAAATAATTACCTTCGCCCTCCGTTTATACAACCTTACCGCTGTGAAAATGTACTTATCGAGGGTGTTACCATACTGCGCTCTCCATTTTGGTTAGTTAACCCTGTGCTTTGCAAGAACGTCACCGTTAACAACGTGTACTGTAAAAGTTTCGGACCAAATTCGGACGGTTGCGACCCTGAAAGCTGCACGAACGTTCTTATCTCTAACTGCACGTTTGATACAGGGGACGATTGCATCGCCATTAAATCTGGACGCAATGCAGACGGCAGAAGGGTCAATGTTCCCTGCAGTAATATCGTCATAGAACATTGCGAGATGAAAGCTGGCCATGGCGGTGTTGTAATCGGCAGTGAAATATCCGGTGGTGTAGAGAATCTCTATGCTCAGTATTGCACCATGAGTAGCCCTGATTTAGACCGCGGCATTAGAATTAAAACCAACAGTATTCGAGGTGGTCACCTAAAAAACCTAAACTATCGCAATATCGATGTTGGGACGGTGAAAGACGCCGTTGTTGTAAATTTCTTCTACGAAGAAGGTGATGCTGGTAACTTCCCTCCTCTACTGGAAGATATCACCATAGAGAACTTAAACGTTGCGTCAGCTAACCGGGCCTTTGTGCTTCGCGGGTATGACCATACGCCTATTTCTGGGTTGACGTTAAATAACATAACGATAAAGCGTGCACTTAAAGATGCCGTTATCGAAAACGTAGCGCACCTTTCAACTAACAATGTGTTTATTAATAGCCAACCATTTAACAAGAACGGACTGTAG
- a CDS encoding pectinesterase family protein has translation MEFNKARVSLHLAFVLLAGILLSGLSAAMPATTDIVVAKSHDSDDDSGVSTDALPRFNSVSQAVAYIESHEPQKDKVWTVFINEGMYRERVVINVDNVHLIGQSQETTTIVFNRYAGQKVAENSDEKWGTRRTATVEILGDNITLENITITNDFDYPGNEVKAKNDPTRLSGTQAVALKTDVNSDRTYLKNVALWGYQDTLYLKGDRALVEGGTIAGHIDFIFGEGTAFFEGVSIVSRTRYSGGDSEGLTGYITAPSTHLQRPYGLTFNNCRLERENGVPDESVALGRPWHPTTTFSDGRYANPYAVGKSTFINTYMDSHIANFRWAPMKGKTADGVTRLFSPHTEARFAEYGSYGPGTPQPADLPDYSSHFLSAPSASFYRKSYILKGWDPVTD, from the coding sequence ATGGAATTTAATAAAGCACGTGTCAGTCTTCATTTAGCCTTTGTGTTGCTGGCGGGTATACTTTTAAGTGGATTAAGCGCGGCAATGCCAGCAACGACGGATATAGTGGTAGCTAAATCACATGACAGTGACGATGACAGTGGCGTAAGTACGGACGCTTTACCTCGTTTTAACTCTGTGTCCCAAGCTGTTGCTTATATCGAGTCTCACGAGCCACAAAAAGATAAAGTATGGACCGTCTTTATTAACGAAGGCATGTATCGAGAGCGTGTCGTCATTAACGTTGATAACGTTCACTTGATAGGCCAGTCGCAAGAAACAACGACTATCGTTTTCAATCGATATGCAGGTCAAAAAGTCGCAGAGAATTCTGATGAAAAATGGGGAACTCGTCGCACCGCCACTGTAGAGATTTTAGGTGATAATATCACTCTGGAAAATATCACTATCACCAATGATTTTGATTATCCCGGTAACGAGGTCAAAGCAAAAAACGACCCTACTCGATTATCAGGTACGCAGGCAGTAGCGCTTAAAACCGACGTGAATTCAGATCGCACTTACCTTAAAAATGTCGCACTCTGGGGTTACCAAGATACCCTCTATTTAAAAGGTGATCGCGCTCTTGTTGAAGGTGGAACAATTGCCGGACACATTGATTTCATTTTTGGTGAGGGCACCGCGTTTTTTGAAGGCGTTTCTATTGTTTCCCGTACACGTTATTCTGGCGGTGATAGCGAAGGACTAACAGGCTACATTACCGCCCCAAGCACTCATTTACAGCGTCCTTATGGATTAACGTTCAATAACTGCAGACTTGAAAGAGAAAACGGCGTTCCGGATGAAAGCGTGGCACTGGGAAGACCTTGGCATCCAACAACCACCTTTTCAGATGGCCGATATGCAAACCCTTACGCCGTAGGTAAATCTACATTCATAAATACTTACATGGACAGCCACATTGCAAACTTTCGCTGGGCTCCAATGAAGGGAAAAACAGCAGATGGAGTAACAAGGTTATTTAGTCCTCACACAGAGGCAAGATTTGCTGAATACGGCTCATACGGCCCTGGTACACCGCAACCTGCGGACTTACCGGATTATTCCTCCCACTTTTTATCTGCTCCCAGCGCTAGCTTTTATAGAAAAAGCTACATACTAAAAGGATGGGATCCCGTAACGGATTAA
- a CDS encoding LysR family transcriptional regulator, with amino-acid sequence MSYLTQLKTFVEVYRSGNITRAAARLHMSQPAVTSHIQAMEAIVGKELFIRKARGVEPTPTADDLALQVSHHVDILEQKVASIRSKASTVHGTLHLAGPAEYLSFVAGPALANLLQADKVNLVIHTGNKTNTYQLLNNDVAELAITASEPTDPMYEYLKLDKERLLLVMNRVEGKMLLSEDVTAARLNDFKVVTYDEQLPLIRSYFSEVFNAPCESTVAAVCPDIRAISSIIKAGIGYSVLPDYLCKDGIKQGELIQIGPDGPENEIYLVWKKGALRHPRIDFAKDVIMAFANINAMATYPD; translated from the coding sequence ATGTCTTACCTAACACAGCTAAAAACCTTTGTAGAAGTTTATCGAAGCGGCAACATTACGCGGGCTGCTGCGCGTCTTCATATGTCTCAGCCAGCCGTAACTTCACACATTCAGGCAATGGAAGCTATTGTTGGAAAGGAACTATTTATTCGAAAAGCAAGAGGGGTAGAGCCAACGCCAACAGCAGACGATTTGGCCCTACAGGTTTCTCACCATGTAGATATCTTGGAGCAAAAAGTAGCATCAATTCGCAGCAAAGCTTCAACAGTACACGGTACGCTACATCTAGCAGGTCCAGCTGAATATTTAAGTTTTGTTGCGGGGCCAGCTTTAGCCAATTTGCTGCAGGCAGACAAAGTAAACCTTGTCATCCATACAGGGAATAAAACCAATACGTATCAGCTTTTAAATAATGATGTGGCTGAGCTTGCGATTACTGCGTCTGAACCTACTGACCCGATGTATGAGTACCTGAAACTAGACAAAGAGCGTCTACTTCTAGTGATGAACCGTGTTGAGGGTAAAATGCTACTTAGTGAAGACGTAACGGCAGCACGTTTAAATGACTTTAAAGTTGTCACCTACGACGAGCAACTTCCTTTAATCCGAAGTTATTTTTCTGAAGTCTTCAACGCGCCTTGCGAATCAACGGTGGCAGCAGTATGCCCCGATATCAGAGCAATAAGCAGTATAATAAAGGCTGGAATAGGGTATTCTGTGCTACCTGATTACCTGTGCAAGGACGGTATAAAGCAGGGTGAGTTAATACAAATAGGGCCTGATGGGCCGGAAAATGAAATATATTTGGTGTGGAAAAAAGGGGCGCTTCGCCACCCAAGAATTGATTTTGCGAAAGATGTTATTATGGCGTTTGCTAATATAAACGCCATGGCAACCTATCCAGATTAG
- a CDS encoding methyl-accepting chemotaxis protein, with translation MSIQRKFLIYTSAVIGVLALIIAVITVFKTSSDVSSQISEQKKNTADRLVNILTVTDSIMLERVKSSMALLKQRGEALGTPRLGEAVFVKDTQANQLFLGDTPQANAFSLVDGLTDIMGGTATLFSKTGSDFIRVSTNVIKNEQRAIGTKLAPTGKAIQKILKQQAYYGAVDILGSPYLTGYEPMYDASGSVIGIWYVGYSADLNVLENAIEQSHVLTDGFVALRDAKGNIRMHSSHVNGQDVTDALANNSNWDIEIVGYSPWGYDIVLAASVSEKSSMVASAVLGVVLKIVVASAGVLLTVFFLVKYIVGKPIEEFIGVVNNLSSGDGDLTFRFQASSKDEFGAMAKAFNALLAQLQETLQSVDEATDRMLAKSESLNTTAGQANESVRRLSSETRNIDSAITMLQQNAETVSTNIRSSSEAALTADTDTRRSVQVLSETMKDIESQANDVDTSVQVITELAQASEEISGVMEVIRNIAEQTNLLALNAAIEAARAGEQGRGFAVVADEVRSLASRTQSSTEEIRTMIERLQQGSRVASEKMQQNKETAYKTVESTRHAGESLKEALNAVALITRLNKDAAEMADGQKSVTNNVTSGLASIQGVGADNSEYAQEVASSCEELVSQIKQMQMQLRKFHF, from the coding sequence ATGTCAATTCAGCGAAAGTTTTTGATTTACACGTCGGCAGTCATTGGTGTTTTGGCGCTTATCATTGCTGTTATCACTGTATTTAAAACATCCTCAGATGTTTCTTCTCAGATTAGCGAGCAAAAGAAGAATACGGCTGATCGGCTGGTAAATATTCTCACCGTAACTGACTCAATCATGTTAGAGCGAGTTAAGAGCAGTATGGCACTGCTAAAACAGCGCGGAGAAGCGCTGGGTACACCGAGACTTGGAGAGGCTGTATTTGTAAAAGATACCCAGGCTAATCAATTATTTTTAGGTGACACTCCACAAGCTAATGCGTTTTCCTTGGTTGACGGGTTAACTGATATTATGGGTGGGACGGCGACACTTTTTAGTAAAACGGGTAGTGATTTTATACGTGTTAGCACAAACGTAATTAAAAATGAGCAACGCGCGATAGGGACCAAACTCGCCCCCACGGGTAAAGCCATACAAAAAATTCTTAAACAGCAAGCATACTATGGTGCAGTAGACATTCTTGGTAGCCCTTATTTAACGGGCTATGAGCCAATGTACGATGCATCGGGTTCAGTCATTGGCATTTGGTACGTAGGTTATTCTGCAGATTTGAACGTGCTTGAAAATGCAATTGAGCAAAGCCACGTATTAACAGATGGTTTTGTTGCATTACGCGATGCTAAAGGCAACATTCGCATGCATTCATCTCACGTAAATGGTCAAGACGTCACAGACGCTTTAGCGAATAACAGCAATTGGGACATTGAAATTGTTGGCTATTCGCCATGGGGTTACGACATTGTACTTGCCGCGTCTGTGTCCGAAAAATCGTCAATGGTGGCGAGTGCTGTTCTCGGCGTAGTTTTAAAAATTGTGGTAGCAAGTGCGGGTGTCCTTCTAACTGTCTTCTTTCTTGTCAAATATATTGTTGGCAAGCCCATTGAAGAGTTTATTGGTGTAGTAAATAACCTGTCTTCCGGTGATGGAGACCTTACGTTTAGGTTTCAAGCGTCTAGTAAAGATGAGTTTGGGGCAATGGCTAAAGCGTTCAACGCTCTTTTAGCGCAATTACAAGAAACGCTACAGAGCGTTGACGAAGCAACCGATAGAATGCTCGCTAAATCTGAGTCTTTAAATACAACTGCAGGCCAAGCCAATGAATCAGTCAGACGGTTAAGTAGTGAAACGCGAAATATTGATAGTGCCATCACAATGCTTCAACAAAACGCGGAGACGGTATCGACGAATATTCGCAGTTCGAGTGAGGCCGCGTTGACTGCAGATACGGATACGCGTCGAAGTGTGCAAGTACTCTCTGAGACAATGAAAGACATTGAGTCACAAGCAAACGACGTAGACACGTCAGTACAGGTAATAACCGAACTTGCCCAAGCAAGTGAAGAGATAAGTGGCGTGATGGAAGTTATTCGCAACATAGCGGAACAAACTAATTTATTAGCGTTAAACGCTGCAATTGAAGCTGCACGAGCAGGCGAGCAGGGTAGAGGGTTTGCGGTTGTCGCCGATGAGGTACGTTCGCTTGCGAGCAGAACGCAAAGTTCGACTGAAGAAATAAGAACAATGATTGAACGGCTTCAGCAAGGGAGTCGGGTTGCTTCTGAAAAAATGCAGCAAAACAAAGAAACGGCCTACAAAACAGTAGAGTCTACAAGGCATGCTGGCGAATCTTTAAAAGAGGCGTTAAATGCAGTTGCGCTTATCACAAGGTTGAATAAAGATGCAGCCGAAATGGCGGATGGTCAGAAATCCGTAACCAATAATGTTACATCGGGTTTAGCGAGTATTCAGGGCGTAGGTGCTGATAATAGCGAGTATGCTCAAGAGGTAGCAAGTAGTTGCGAAGAACTTGTTTCGCAGATAAAACAAATGCAAATGCAGCTGAGAAAGTTTCACTTTTAG
- a CDS encoding phosphate ABC transporter substrate-binding protein, with product MKTLLALCFLFPACAFAGTAVIVNSNNSSGIDIDTVKKIYLGKAKAFPDGSRAIPLTFEQGNPVRDAFNMNILGKSESQYSAFWSKLVFTGRGTPPEMISSEDEMLELVAKNPNTIGFIDESKVNANVKVIGTF from the coding sequence ATGAAGACTCTTTTGGCACTTTGTTTTTTATTTCCAGCTTGCGCCTTCGCTGGTACCGCCGTTATTGTAAATTCGAATAACAGCTCAGGCATAGACATAGATACGGTAAAGAAAATATACCTTGGTAAAGCAAAAGCTTTTCCTGACGGAAGTAGAGCCATTCCCCTAACCTTCGAGCAGGGCAACCCAGTGCGCGATGCGTTTAACATGAACATCCTAGGAAAATCAGAATCTCAATACTCGGCATTTTGGTCAAAATTAGTTTTTACAGGCCGCGGCACACCGCCAGAAATGATTAGCTCAGAAGATGAAATGCTTGAGTTAGTTGCTAAAAATCCAAATACTATCGGCTTTATTGACGAGTCCAAAGTCAATGCAAATGTGAAAGTCATCGGTACTTTTTAA
- a CDS encoding response regulator yields MSIRFRYVIALFLTGSLITLSFVVLYGLIEEQKQDAEIINMAGQQRMLSQRITLLVSTPNICDDESSRTMLENAITIFQANHTTLTSLAKLPQKVQDTYFGAGNLDEKVTLFIENAKRVAALESCAEPPITITDATVLLAALDDVVTLFEINAMTSVDRVLNIETYLWLATLALLLLEAMFIFTPMEKSVKSAFEKLTSLKETAEQAALQAQKASKSKSEFLSSMSHELRTPMNGLFGMIELAIDHPEKSNIYLKKAKSAGRQLLVLINDILDISKIEAGKIKIEQAPVDLLQVLDDVVSLQRVYCQRKGLAFFYNKDPDLPHVIKGDVTRIAQILHNLLSNAIKFTSSGSVTLEVLYKSSDVGNEIRFNVIDTGIGIEASKINRVFEKFEQADQTTTREFGGTGLGLSIAKQLAKLMQGDITLESVVGEGSAFSFRMPAHKSELPKIEVKPCTSLRCAIVDDLQTSREYFDHVVTSLSISSDCYENAQSFLEGDPLSYDIILLDLSMPEVSGIDLLKALKKLNPERFPLVILISAELERLEGETDVMSLVWKTHAKPINRRELENDLNNLVENKQIEDKPDRIQNKKKRILLAEDNEINAEIVKAILQEQGYTFLHVKNGQDAITACKNHRFDLILMDCNMPVMGGIEASIYLRNTLKTSLPIVALTANAFAEDKEECLKAGMDDFLAKPLEKETLLLCLKKHLTV; encoded by the coding sequence ATGTCAATACGCTTTCGATACGTAATTGCACTATTCCTCACTGGCTCATTAATAACGCTTTCGTTTGTCGTTCTTTACGGGTTAATTGAAGAGCAAAAACAAGATGCGGAAATCATCAATATGGCGGGGCAACAACGAATGTTGTCCCAACGTATCACTCTGCTTGTCTCAACGCCAAACATCTGCGATGACGAGTCAAGCCGAACAATGCTCGAAAACGCGATAACTATTTTTCAAGCAAATCATACAACGCTTACTTCATTGGCAAAGTTGCCCCAAAAAGTTCAGGATACCTATTTTGGCGCTGGTAACTTGGATGAAAAAGTAACGCTGTTTATCGAAAATGCAAAGCGCGTAGCCGCGTTGGAATCTTGCGCAGAGCCGCCCATCACTATCACAGACGCCACGGTTCTGTTGGCCGCCCTAGATGATGTAGTGACTTTATTTGAAATTAACGCAATGACAAGCGTTGACAGAGTATTAAACATTGAAACCTATCTTTGGTTAGCCACCCTTGCTCTCTTACTCTTGGAGGCAATGTTTATTTTTACTCCTATGGAAAAATCAGTTAAAAGTGCCTTTGAAAAACTCACTTCACTAAAAGAGACCGCAGAACAAGCCGCATTACAAGCTCAAAAAGCGAGCAAATCCAAGTCTGAGTTTTTGTCCAGTATGAGCCACGAGCTTCGTACGCCAATGAACGGGTTATTTGGAATGATTGAACTTGCCATCGATCATCCTGAAAAAAGCAATATCTACCTCAAAAAGGCGAAAAGTGCTGGGCGTCAGCTGCTTGTACTAATTAACGACATACTCGATATATCAAAAATTGAAGCTGGAAAAATAAAAATTGAGCAAGCGCCGGTGGACTTGTTGCAAGTACTCGATGATGTTGTTTCTCTTCAACGTGTTTATTGCCAACGCAAAGGGCTCGCGTTTTTCTATAATAAAGATCCAGACCTCCCACATGTGATTAAGGGTGATGTGACACGGATTGCTCAAATTCTTCACAACTTGCTAAGCAACGCAATAAAATTTACCTCCAGCGGCTCAGTAACGCTTGAGGTTTTATACAAAAGCTCAGATGTTGGCAATGAAATTCGTTTTAATGTTATCGACACAGGTATAGGGATTGAAGCATCTAAAATAAACAGGGTGTTTGAAAAATTTGAGCAAGCAGACCAAACTACCACAAGAGAGTTCGGCGGTACTGGCTTAGGTTTAAGCATTGCAAAACAACTTGCCAAATTGATGCAAGGCGACATTACACTCGAGTCGGTGGTAGGTGAAGGCAGTGCGTTCAGCTTCAGAATGCCGGCACACAAATCCGAGCTCCCAAAAATAGAGGTTAAGCCTTGTACAAGTTTGCGCTGCGCCATAGTTGATGACCTGCAGACTAGCCGGGAATATTTTGACCATGTCGTCACTTCGCTTTCAATCTCTTCTGATTGTTACGAAAACGCACAATCATTTTTAGAGGGCGATCCACTCTCTTACGATATCATTCTCCTTGACCTTTCTATGCCGGAGGTAAGCGGAATAGATTTACTTAAAGCACTCAAAAAATTGAACCCTGAAAGGTTTCCGTTAGTCATTTTGATATCTGCAGAATTAGAAAGGCTGGAAGGAGAGACTGACGTTATGTCACTCGTATGGAAAACCCATGCGAAGCCAATCAACCGACGAGAGCTTGAGAACGATCTCAATAACTTGGTAGAAAATAAGCAGATTGAAGATAAACCAGATAGAATTCAGAACAAGAAAAAGCGGATTCTACTCGCTGAAGACAACGAAATAAACGCAGAAATTGTTAAGGCAATTCTACAAGAACAAGGTTACACGTTCTTGCACGTAAAAAATGGGCAAGATGCGATAACTGCATGTAAAAACCACCGATTTGACCTTATTCTGATGGATTGTAATATGCCGGTTATGGGGGGTATAGAAGCATCGATTTACTTGCGTAACACGCTTAAAACAAGCTTACCTATCGTTGCTCTTACAGCGAACGCTTTTGCAGAGGACAAGGAAGAGTGCCTAAAAGCAGGTATGGACGACTTCCTTGCAAAACCTCTCGAAAAAGAAACGCTGCTTCTATGTCTTAAGAAACACCTGACGGTATAA